The genome window GCTCGTAATAGGCGGGCTCGCCAACGGCGGTAAATACATCGATATCACCCTGTTTGTTCTGGGTGATGGTGACCTGATTGCCGGTGATTTTCAGGGTGCCCTGGGTAATTACCACCGAGCCCCGGTAGATCGCCACGCCCTGCTTGTCGTCGAGCTCTGCGCTGTCGGCCTGCACCCGGATCGGCTGATCCCGGTCGCTAGGTAACGCCATTGCCAGACTGCTGAACATACTGCCCAGGCCAATGAGTGCTAAGGGGAGAAATTTAACGAACCTCATGCTGGCCTCTTACATTGGAGAGCAGGAGCATCCTGCCTTCATTCAGATACGCTTTCATGCCATTGGCCGTGGTCACACCATTGGCGGCTTCGATTTTAACGGCCTGACTGGTCTCGGCATATTCTTTGTCAGGAAATACGGTCATGCGGCTGCTGGTCAGCAGGGTTTTACGATTTTTGGCATCGGTGCGCTGCACCCTGACGTCGTCAATCAACTCTACCTGTTCCCCTGAAGGCGCCACTTCGCCCCGCTTGCTTTGCACATGCCATGGTGGCTCGTCTGCGCGATACACGAGCAGATCAGGCAGATCCAGCAAGGTGATGTCGGTTGCCTTGACGTGCTCAAGCTTGCTGGCGGTTATCCGGTAGGACAGGGTGCCGTCAGCTTTGAATTGCCGAGTGTGCGGATTGTCGACGAAAAAGTCGATGGAAGTGTCGGGGGTGGTATCCATTTGTATTTCGTCGAAACTTTCCGGACGCACGTTCCAGTAGCCAAGCGCAATCAGCAATGCTGCGATGGGCAGGAAGATCAGGGCTTGGCGAAAGCGGTTCGACATAATCAGGGTGGCTCTACAGGTAGGCGGCTTGCGCGTGATCAAGATTACCTTGTGCGCGCATGATCAGCTCGCAAAATTCTCGTGCTGCTCCTTCGCCGCCGCGCGCCAGGGTTACGCCATGGGCGTTATCGCGGACAAAGCGGTCGGCGCTGGCAACCGCCATGCCCAGACCAACCCGGCGCATGACCGGCAGATCCGGCAGGTCATCACCCAGATAGGCGACCTGCGCATAGCTCAGCTGTAGTTTGGCCAGCAGCTCATCCAGTACCACCAGCTTGTCTTCGCGGCCCTGGTACAGGTGCTGGATACCCAGGTTCTGTGCGCGGCGCTCGACCACCGGGGTTTTCCGTCCGGAGATGATTGCGGTACAGACGCCGGAAGCGATGAGCATTTTTATGCCGTGGCCGTCCAGAGTATTGAAGGTCTTGAACTCGCTGCCGTCAGCAAGAAAATACAATTTGCCATCGGTCAGTACGCCATCCACATCAAAAATCGCCAGTTTCACGTCGAGTGCGCGTTGCAGCAGTTGCTCGTGCATTTACATTACTCCGGCGCGAAGCAGGTCGTGCATGTTGAGGGCGCCAACCGGGCGGTCGTCGGCGTCGACGACAACCAGTGAGTTTATTTTGTTGTCTTCCATGATCTTCAGCGCCTCGGCGGCGAGCATCTCGGCGCGGGCAGTTTTGCCGTGGCTGGTCATCACGCTGTCGATGCTGGCGTTGCGTACGTCGATGCCCCGGTCGAGGGTGCGGCGCAGATCGCCATCGGTAAAGACCCCGGCCAGCCGGCCGTCCGCTTCCAGCACAACGGTCATGCCCAGCCCCTTGCGGGTCATCTCCAGCAACGCATCTCGCAGCAAGGTGCCGCGGGCTACTTGTGGCAGGGCATCACCGGCATGCATGACATTTTCCACCTTGAGCAGCAACCTGCGGCCGAGGGCGCCGCC of Pseudomonas pohangensis contains these proteins:
- the lptA gene encoding lipopolysaccharide transport periplasmic protein LptA, yielding MRFVKFLPLALIGLGSMFSSLAMALPSDRDQPIRVQADSAELDDKQGVAIYRGSVVITQGTLKITGNQVTITQNKQGDIDVFTAVGEPAYYEQQPETDKSLVKAYGKTIQYFAPTERIVLIDQAKVIQEGNTFKGEKIVYDTRRQIVNAGRAGKTSISTPQPRIDMVILPKKKPEQKAP
- the lptC gene encoding LPS export ABC transporter periplasmic protein LptC, which gives rise to MSNRFRQALIFLPIAALLIALGYWNVRPESFDEIQMDTTPDTSIDFFVDNPHTRQFKADGTLSYRITASKLEHVKATDITLLDLPDLLVYRADEPPWHVQSKRGEVAPSGEQVELIDDVRVQRTDAKNRKTLLTSSRMTVFPDKEYAETSQAVKIEAANGVTTANGMKAYLNEGRMLLLSNVRGQHEVR
- a CDS encoding KdsC family phosphatase: MHEQLLQRALDVKLAIFDVDGVLTDGKLYFLADGSEFKTFNTLDGHGIKMLIASGVCTAIISGRKTPVVERRAQNLGIQHLYQGREDKLVVLDELLAKLQLSYAQVAYLGDDLPDLPVMRRVGLGMAVASADRFVRDNAHGVTLARGGEGAAREFCELIMRAQGNLDHAQAAYL